TGCCTCCCCTATACACGCAGATAGCATGGCATAAAGAGAAGTGGATGTCAGTTCCGTTAAGCGGTTTTATTGATTTAACGAGAAAAATCTATTGTACTTCCTGAGCACATTCAACGGCAGAGACGGATGCATTATTTTGGATATATTTTCTTGTGGGTGATATGGTGGTTTAAAATGGAAGGGAGTAGATGGTAATGAGTAATGGCTTTCCTGAAATAACACTGAATGATGGAATGAAAGTGCCGGCACTTGGTTTCGGTACATATGAACTGAACGGCAATAAGGGAGCGGAAGCAATCGGGAGCGCCATTCATGCAGGCTATCGGATGCTCGACAGTGCGTACAATTATGAAAATGAAGGAACTGTAGGAGAAGCTGTCCGACGCTCTTCTGTATCGCGGGATCAGCTTTTGATTTCTTCCAAGCTTCCAGGCAGATACCACGAGTATGACAAAGCACTCACGACAATCCAGGAATCCCTCTACCGCGCGGGGTTGGATTATTATGACTTTTATTTGATTCACTGGCCGAACCCGAAGCAGGACATGTATGTAGAAGCTTGGCAGGCGTTGATTGATGCAAAGAGATGGGGGCTTGTCCGCTCCATCGGTGTTTGTAACTTCCTGCCCGAACATTTGGAACGTCTGAAGAAGGAAACGGGAGTGCTTCCTAGTATCAATCAGGTGGAACTTCATCCTTTCTTTAATCAGGAAGAACAAAGGGCATTCCATGAAGAGCATACGATTGCGACTCAATCCTGGAGTCCGCTTGCAAGAGCCGGAAAAGTGATGGAGGAAGAAACGTTACAGGAAATCGCCTCCCATTATAACAAATCGGTGACGCAGGTCGTCCTCCGCTGGCATTACCAGTTAGGGGCCATAGCGATTCCACGTTCAACTTCACCGACCCGTCAACGGGAAAACTGTGCAATCTTCGACTTTTCTCTGACGGATACGGAAATGAATAAGATTTCCTCCTTGTCCGTTCCGGATGGTCGAATGAACGACCAGGATCCTGCTGTCTATGAAGAGTTTTAAGGAAACAGGCGCACCTCCAAGGGTGCGCTTTTTTTATTGGGGTATGTTAGGATGGGCATACGAATGATAAGTAACGTAGGACACACTTATAAAGGAGATAACATGACACATTCCGATAAAGCAGGTTGGAATCTTTTTAACAGCTACTCAAAACTTCCCGGGGTGTTCTATGCCCGGCAGGCCCCGACACCGGTGGCGGACCCGAAGTTGGTCCTATACAATGAACCGCTGGGAGGAATTCTTGGACTGCATGATATACATGCAGAGCAGCTGTCAGGTAATGAGATACCTGAGGGTGCTCAACCTATAGCCCAAGCTTATGCCGGTCATCAATTCGGTCATTTTACCATGCTCGGTGACGGACGGGCCGTCCTTTTAGGGGAGCAGATGACTCCGGGTGGAGAGCGATGCGATATTCAATTGAAGGGGGCCGGTCCGACTCCTTATTCCCGGAGAGGAGACGGACGGGCGTCGCTTGGACCAATGCTCAGGGAATATGTGATCAGTGAAGCGATGCATGGACTGGGAGTGCCTACGAACCGCAGCCTGGCTGTTGTTACGACTGGTGAAACGGTGCAGAGGGAGACAGAATGGCCCGGAGCTGTACTTACAAGAGTAGCAGCCAGCCATCTGCGCGTGGGTACATTCCAGTATGCAGCAAAACAAGGAGATGCCGAACATCTTCGAGTGCTTGTACAGTATGCGACGGAGCGCCATTTTCCAGAGTTGGAAGCAGGAGATTACCTCGGTTTCTATAGAGAGGTGGTCCGGAGACAGGCGCAGCTGATTGCCCAGTGGCAGCTCGTCGGTTTCGTGCACGGCGTCATGAATACGGATAATATGACAATCAGTGGAGAGACAATGGATTATGGTCCATGTGCGTTTCTCGATATTTATAATCCGGATACCGTTTTCAGTTCGATTGATACAAGCGGCCGGTATGCCTATAAGAATCAACCGGCTATCGCGATGTGGAACCTGGCCCGTTTCGCAGAGACATTGATTCCTCTCCTTGACGAAAAGCAGGAAGCAGCAGTCGAAGAGCTCCAGGAGATCCTCAGTGGTTTTGGCTCGCTGTTTAAGGAGCATTGGCTCAATGGAATGCGCTCCAAGCTTGGACTGACTGAGAATCAGCAGCAGGATGAGCCTTTAATTGAGGACCTGCTTGATATTATGGAGAAGAATAAAGCCGATTACACGGAAACGTTCCGCTTATTAACACAGGATAGGATGGAGGAGTCCTCTTTGAGTGACACCACTGCTTTCACGCAG
This sequence is a window from Bacillus sp. SB49. Protein-coding genes within it:
- a CDS encoding aldo/keto reductase → MSNGFPEITLNDGMKVPALGFGTYELNGNKGAEAIGSAIHAGYRMLDSAYNYENEGTVGEAVRRSSVSRDQLLISSKLPGRYHEYDKALTTIQESLYRAGLDYYDFYLIHWPNPKQDMYVEAWQALIDAKRWGLVRSIGVCNFLPEHLERLKKETGVLPSINQVELHPFFNQEEQRAFHEEHTIATQSWSPLARAGKVMEEETLQEIASHYNKSVTQVVLRWHYQLGAIAIPRSTSPTRQRENCAIFDFSLTDTEMNKISSLSVPDGRMNDQDPAVYEEF
- a CDS encoding protein adenylyltransferase SelO; protein product: MTHSDKAGWNLFNSYSKLPGVFYARQAPTPVADPKLVLYNEPLGGILGLHDIHAEQLSGNEIPEGAQPIAQAYAGHQFGHFTMLGDGRAVLLGEQMTPGGERCDIQLKGAGPTPYSRRGDGRASLGPMLREYVISEAMHGLGVPTNRSLAVVTTGETVQRETEWPGAVLTRVAASHLRVGTFQYAAKQGDAEHLRVLVQYATERHFPELEAGDYLGFYREVVRRQAQLIAQWQLVGFVHGVMNTDNMTISGETMDYGPCAFLDIYNPDTVFSSIDTSGRYAYKNQPAIAMWNLARFAETLIPLLDEKQEAAVEELQEILSGFGSLFKEHWLNGMRSKLGLTENQQQDEPLIEDLLDIMEKNKADYTETFRLLTQDRMEESSLSDTTAFTQWYKQWQARLDSQAASKTEAYETMKRTNPALIPRNHLVEEALAAAVSEEDYGPVKKLIRLLSDPYAYSEEQIEYAVIPVPPGPYQTFCGT